Sequence from the Streptomyces sp. NBC_00358 genome:
CATCGGCCTCGGAGCGTGCCCTGGTCGCTGCCGTCTCGGCGTCGTCGGCCGCCTTGTCCGCGTCGTTCGCGGCAGCCCGGGCCGCGGTCGCCGCGTCACCGGAGTCCAGGGAGTCGGCGTACGCCTCCTTGGCGTCGGCCTTGGCGCGGGCCGCGTCGGCCTTCTGCTCGGCGTCCCAGGCGTCGTCCCGCAGGGACTTGGCGTGGTCCTTCGCCTTGACCGCGTCGTCGCGCCGGTCCCCGGCGGTCTTCTCCGCGGCCTCCGCCTTGTCCTTGGCGTCCTTCGCCGTCGTCGCCTGGGACTCGGCGTTTTTGCGGTGCTCGGCGGCCTCGGCCCGCTTGACGGCGGCCGTCTCCTTCTCCGCCTTGGCCGTCTTCTCCTCGGCCTCCGCCGCGAGCCGCTTGGCGTGCGCGTCGGCGGCCGCGGCCTTGGCGTCGCCCTCGGCCTTCAGCGCGTCGGTGAGCTTGGCCTGCGCGGTCTCCTTGTCCTTCTTGGCGTTGTCCCGGTGCACCTTCGCGGCGTCGGCGGCGGCCTTGGCCTGCAACTCGGCCGTCTCGGCGGCCTTCTTGCGGAACTCCGCCTTCGACTGCGCCGCCTGCGCCAGCGCACGCTGCGCGATGGTCGCGCTGTCCCCGGCGGAGGCGCGGGTGGCCGACTCGGCGGTCTCACCAGCTTTCTCCAACGCCGCCAGAGCGGCGGCGGCACCCTTGGTGACCTGGTCCTTCTGCTGCCCGACCAACAGACCACGACCACGCGGCGCCCCGTTGCCGTCAGCGATGCCGTAGGCGGCCTGGACCGCCGTGTCCGAGGTGGCCGACGCCTTCTGCGCGGCAGCGAGCTGCGCCTTCAGGACAACCAGTTGCTTCTTCGCGGCGACCTGCGCGGCGGCGATGCCGCTCGTCGCCTTCGTGAACTGCGCCTTGTCCGGGTAGTCCAGCTGTCCGGTGCCGTTGTGGCCGGACGGCTTGATGTCGAACTGCTGCGCAGGGGTGTCGTTGCAGGTGTAGAGCTTGGCGTCGTTGCCGTTGTCGAAGGTGTGCAGGTCCAGGCACTTGCCCGTACCGACACTCTTCAGGCTGGTGGCACCGCGCAGTTCGGACGACCAGGTCTGCGACGTGGACTCCTTGCACGACGAGATCTGGATGGTCGTGCCGTTCGCCGTGTTGTTCCCGGCCACGTCCAGGCACTTGAGCGAGTTGACGTTCTGCAGGTGCAGCTTGTCCTCACTGCCCAGGAGCACCCACTTCTGCGCTGCGGAGCCGTTGCACGTATACACCTGGACCGGCGTGCCGTTGTCCTTCTTGGCGCCCTGGACGTCGAGGCACTTGTCCTTCGCGGCGTGCACCTCGATGACGGTGGGGCTGTCGCCCACCCAGCCCAGACCGCCCGGCATCCAGTAGTCCTGCCACCGGGTGAGACGGTCGGCGTCCCAGGACTGGCCCAGCATGTCGCTCAAAGCCTTCGCGCCCTTGGAAAGGGCGTTGACCGCGTCCTTGTTCGCGCCCAGGATCTGGTTGCGCTGCGCGGCCTGCGAAGTGACCTCCCGCTGCCACTCGTCGGCCGCCGTGGAGGTGACGTCGCCCAGCACGCCGTCCGGGTCGACCGGATCCCGCCAACCACACGCGGCAAAGCGGGACTTCACATCCTCGACGGCGATGCGGTACTCCGGCGTGCCCGGCTGCGGCGCGGTGTGCGGAAACCCACCGGAGGACAGGAAGAGACGGGCGTCGTCCGCGCCGGCGTTCGTCGCCGGGCCCCCGTGCATCCACTGAAAGGCACTGCGCTCGGCGAGCGCGCGATTCCACTCCGCCGACGTCGTCCCGGTGGGATCGGGGTCCTTCCCGTAGAGGGGGTCGCCCACCTGATCGACGGCCTTGAGGGTCTTGTCGTCGGCCTTCGGGGTGGCGTCGTCGTAGAAGTCGGAGTCGGTCTTCCAGAACCGGTCGGCGACCCAGGCGGACAGACCGGTCTGGGAGTAGAAGCTCTTGTCGCCGTCGGGCGGCCAGTGGAAGTCGGTGTCGGTGAATCCGCCGGGAGTCGCAAGACCGTCCAGAGGCTTCTGCCAGGCATCCCGCTGAGCGGAAAGGGCGTCCATCTCCTTGCCCGCCGCGTCGCGGTCGTTGTTGTACGCGACGGCGAGCGGTGTCCGTTCCCAGTTCTTGCGGTCGGCCAGGACGTGGAGCTTGTCCGAAGTCTGGTTGAGGCCGTCCTGCGCGGCCGCGGCCATCGACGGGCCGCCGAGGCGCAGTACGTCGGCCATCAGACACTGGTCCTGGCGCAGTTGCTCGGCGGCGGTGTCGTCGTACCAGGGGTAGGAGTCGGCCACCGGCTCGGTGTTCGGCCTGATCGAGCCGGGCTGCACCGCGAGAGCGGCGAGGACGGCCAGCGCGGCTGCCGAGGTGACGGCGGAGGTGCGCTTCCGCGATCTTCGCGCTGCGGGCAGCCGGAACCATGGTCTGGGGTGCAAGGAGGCATCCCTTTCTGCGTTCACTGGGGGGGTACGAACCCAAGGAACGGCCGAACAGCGGAGAGCGGTGATCTGCTTCTGAGGGGCACTCAGGAGCACGTCGGACCAACCGCATCAATACATGCGCCGAGCCGATACGACGGCATGGCGACGCAACCCCTCCCCGTGAGCGACGGTGTTCCCCCGGTCGCTGAATGACATGCGCGAACGCGGAACTGGTCAGGTTCCGCGCCATGCGCTGCGCCACCTTATGCAGACATGTCACACAGAGGTTCGATGAGTTTGTGATTGCGTTGGCGTGAAACCACCTCTCACCCAAGGTCTGCGTCCAGGATCACGGTGGCCGGGTAGCCCGGCGGCGCATGGATCCTCCGTGCGCCTTCCTGGTTGCGGGAGGTATGGCGCGGCCCATGTTCACCCCGCAGAATATGGCCGGATTTCAAACTCTCCCAGGTAGAGGGCGTCTGAAAAGTCTGTCAGCGGGCCGATCTTGCGAGGCGCCGCGCTAAGGAGACCGCTGGGTTCGCAGGAGGTATCCGTTCGCATCGGCGCCGTGCTCCTTCGCGTAGCGGAGCAGGGACTCTCGTACGGTCCACGGCATCGGAGTCTCACGGAACTCTCCGACCATGCGGTGCCTGAGGGGCGCTCGTTCGCGCGTCTTGCCTTCTATCTGTTCGGTGATGCGGTAGACGTCGTCCGCGACCATCCGCTCCAGATTCGCAGCGAATGCCTCTCCGTTACGGAGCCCGGAGCCCGGAGCCCGGCATGAGGTCGATGATGATCCGAAGCCCGCTGCTGCTGACGGCCTTGAGGGCGTGTATCTCGTCCAGCGTGGGGATGGTGATCTCCCGCGGGACGTACTCGGGCGGTACGACGCCGTCGAATGGGTTCTCGGGGATGCCGCCACGGCGGCGCGCGTCGAGAAGAATCTTCTTCAAGGTGTCGAACGCGTTCTGTTGAGCCGCAAGACCGACGGAACGTTCCTCCATCGACATGATGAAGTCGTCGACCACCGTCGCCGTGAAGGTGTTCATCCGCCGCGACTCCAGCACGGGCAGAATCTGGCCGTTGAGGACCTGGGTGACTGAGCGAGTGCTGCCCGGGGCGTAATGCCGCTGCCGGGTCAGCCAGGTGGCAGCGTATTGACCGAAACGCTGCTTCCTGAGCTCTCTCTTCAGTTCAGCCTGGGCACGGGGAGTGGACCGCTTCTCCTCGTAGACTTTGGTCAACCGGTCGAGCGCCGTCTGCTGCGTGGAGTAGCCGGTCTCTTCACACTGCCGACCTGCCGACCTGCCGACCTGCCGCGTCGCGGTAGCGAACGGCGTACGGGTGGCTGCAACGGTTCTGGCGGGCGCAGGCCCAGCTTTGAAGAAGCTGCCCATTCCGCGGACGGGCTGGGTCGCCAAGTGCGCGTCTCCTGACTCATGTTGGGAGTTCGCTGACCAAGGGCCTCTCAGCATGGGACTGACCTGCGGCCGCGCCAAACTAGAAGACGTTGATGAGCATCTTCATGGGTACCTCCTGGTGAGAAGAGCCGCCGGGCCGCTGTCCGGTAATGCCCACGTTAGGAGTGGGTCAGGTCGGCCGTCGACCGCTGCGCGGCACCGCTTCGGACACCGTGGGCCGGCGGGGCTCGTGCGGGTCCGTCGTGAACGCCGCCGCGGGCTTCCCGCTACCCCGCGTTCCGTACCCGGAGGGTGCCTCGCTCGGTCTCCTTCAGCGCGCGGCCGATGATCAGGCGCTGAATCTGGTTGGTGCCCTCGAAGATCTGCATGACCTTGGCTTCGCGCATGTAGCGCTCGACCGGGAAGTCGCGGGTGTAGCCGGCGCCGCCCAGTACCTGGACCGCGTCGGTGGTCACCTTCATGGCGTTGTCGGTGGAGATCAGCTTGGCGATCGACGCCTCGGACTGGAACGGGAGTCCCTCGTCCTTGAGGCGGGCGGCGGCGAGCGTGGTGGCCCGGGAGACCTGCACGGCCGCGGCCATGTCCGCGAGGACGAAGGCCAGCCCCTGGTGCTCGATGATGGGCCGCCCGAACGTCTCGCGCTCCCGCGAGTAGCGCAGCGCGTGGTCCAGCGCCCCCTGGGACAGGCCCGTGGCCACCGCCGCGATGCCGAGTCGTCCGCAGTCCAGTCCGGCGAAGGCGATCTTCAGTCCCTCGCCCTCCGCGCCGAGCCTGCGGTGGGCCGGGACGCGTACGTTCTCCAGGCGCACGGTGGCGGTGGCGGACCCGGTCAGGCCCATCTTCTGCTCCGGGGGATCGGCCACCACGCCCGGGGCGTCGGCCGGGACGAGGAAGCAGGAGATCGCGTGCGAGCCGGCGTCGGACGTGCGCGCCATGACCGTGTAGAAGTCCGCGTACCCGCCGTGCGTGGTCCAGGCCTTGGCGCCGTTGAGCACGTAGTCGTCGCCGTCCCGGACGGCGCGGGTGCGCATCGCGCCCGGGTCGGAACCGGCATGGGCCTCGGACAGGCAGTACGCGCCGAGCAGCTCACCGCCGAGCATGTCGGGGAGCCACTCCTTCTTCTGCTCCTCGGTGCCGAACGAGGCGAGGGCGAAGCAGGACAGCGCGTGCACCGAGACGCCGACCGCGACGCTCGCCCATACGGCGGCGATCTCCTCCAGTGCCTGGAGGTAGACCTCGTACGGCTGGTCCCCGCCACCGAACTCCTCGGGGTAGGGCAGGCTCAGCAGCCCGGCCCGTCCGAGGGTGCGGAAGACCTCGCGGGGGAAGCGTCCCTCGGCCTCCGCCTCGGCCACGCGCGGGGCGAGCTCCTTCTCGGCGAGCTCGCGGGTCAGGGCGATCAGGTCGACGGCTTCCGGAGTGGGGAGCGTACGGGTCGCGGGCATGGCGTGTCCTCGGTGGTGGCAGGTCGCTGACGATATTGATACGCCAGGCGATACAACAGTATCGTTTTTGGTACCGCCAGGCCATGGCGTCCTCCCGTGGATCCATCCGACCGTCGACAGGTCTACGGGTTCCGGCGCTCTCGGGCTCCGGCCGGCCGGGCGGGCGGCCGTGGCGCAGGCGTGCCTCGACGCGGGGCCCCGTGGGCGTGACCGGCGTCGTCCGGTGCCGCCGTGGGGTGGCCCGTGCCGATCTCGCGGAGGCGGTCCGGCGCGCGCCGGTGAAGGCGCCGGTCGTGCGGGGCGGACCCTGGCCGGGGCGCTGTGTCCCCCGACTGTCGGCCGAGAGGCTGAGTCAGGGCGGCGAAGCCGGCGCGTGACGCGTGACGCGCGCGACGTGGGTGATGCGTGGGACGTGCGGGATGCAGGCTATGTCTGGGACGCGCGGGATGTGCGGGCGTGCGGGATGTGCGGGGCGTGCCGAATCAGGGGGAGACGGCGTGGACGATGAGCGACGCCAGTTCGGCGTAGGCCTCGGCGTCGTTCAGCCCGGTGCGTGCGGCGACCTCGCCGCGCTGGATCTCCTGCATGGTGGCGGCCACGACCTCGCCCACGAACGCGGCGTGGACGTCACGGAACGCTCCCGCGGCCACACCGTCCGCGATCAGCGCCCTGATCCTGCCGGCGGCGAGGCGCGTGTTCGCCTCGTACACCTCGCGGGCCGGTTCGAACTGGGCCATGTCGTCGAGGAACCGCCGCGACAGCGGCCGCA
This genomic interval carries:
- a CDS encoding acyl-CoA dehydrogenase family protein; protein product: MPATRTLPTPEAVDLIALTRELAEKELAPRVAEAEAEGRFPREVFRTLGRAGLLSLPYPEEFGGGDQPYEVYLQALEEIAAVWASVAVGVSVHALSCFALASFGTEEQKKEWLPDMLGGELLGAYCLSEAHAGSDPGAMRTRAVRDGDDYVLNGAKAWTTHGGYADFYTVMARTSDAGSHAISCFLVPADAPGVVADPPEQKMGLTGSATATVRLENVRVPAHRRLGAEGEGLKIAFAGLDCGRLGIAAVATGLSQGALDHALRYSRERETFGRPIIEHQGLAFVLADMAAAVQVSRATTLAAARLKDEGLPFQSEASIAKLISTDNAMKVTTDAVQVLGGAGYTRDFPVERYMREAKVMQIFEGTNQIQRLIIGRALKETERGTLRVRNAG
- a CDS encoding TetR/AcrR family transcriptional regulator yields the protein MPSTRRTARQTDLLERLVALLVAEGFAAFTLDELTERLHCSKTTLYQLAGSKQELVREAVKHYFRDAAQAVEKRVADTSAPSERVAVYLNAVAQQLRPLSRRFLDDMAQFEPAREVYEANTRLAAGRIRALIADGVAAGAFRDVHAAFVGEVVAATMQEIQRGEVAARTGLNDAEAYAELASLIVHAVSP